In Humulus lupulus chromosome 7, drHumLupu1.1, whole genome shotgun sequence, the following are encoded in one genomic region:
- the LOC133789626 gene encoding probable disease resistance RPP8-like protein 2, which translates to MEDLAYDCLSELVERSMIQVKDMSSTRRIKSFCIHDLMRDLCVSKARDENFLHFMDLRNKVEEPIESVSIVPITNVRRVAIYCDRKSTDNDIVHMVRNIDGSLRYLSVHERRIAFEGVFRHVCNRFLMLRVLIIDISDLCTRLPKEIGNLIHLRLFSMPKSLIKMIPSYFGNWRCLQTLRVCTEYDKIPNSMCKLEQLRHLYFLNHMTGVGIGEFLRSTKSRNLLQTLIGVHSKYLVLSDLLQLENLKKLVIVVDENFYSFLHNPQTLTFTRLLSLRVIADGNDVKIDIVPLILSCPQIYKLTLDSLVVRLPQVNQFSPNLIKLRLFNLRLEDDPMPTLEKLPKLRVLVIGSDSFMGDEMVCSRGGFNRLESLELNNLYRLKEWKVEESALSRLGYLRIEKCRGLRRVPDGLRNISTLHGMLIGKMPKKFKERMEEGGEDFYKVNHVTSRVFIYCDTDYASDYR; encoded by the exons ATGGAGGATTTGGCATATGATTGCTTGAGTGAGTTGGTGGAGAGGAGCATGATTCAGGTCAAAGATATGAGTTCAACAAGAAGGATAAAATCATTTTGCATTCATGATCTCATGCGAGATTTGTGTGTGTCTAAAGCTCGAGATGAAAACTTTCTACATTTTATGGATTTGAGGAATAAAGTGGAAGAGCCAATTGAATCAGTGTCTATTGTCCCGATAACAAATGTACGAAGAGTTGCCATTTATTGTGATCGTAAAAGTACTGATAACGATATTGTTCATATGGTTCGAAATATAGATGGCTCTCTGAGGTACCTTTCTGTACATGAGCGACGCATTGCGTTCGAAGGAGTATTCAGACATGTCTGCAATCGCTTTCTGATGCTTAGAGTTCTAATCATTGACATCTCGGATTTATGCACCAGGTTGCCTAAAGAAATTGGAAATCTTATCCACCTAAGATTATTTAGTATGCCTAAAAGCCTAATAAAAATGATTCCTTCTTATTTTGGGAATTGGAGATGCCTGCAAACTTTGAGAGTGTGTACCGAATATGATAAAATACCAAATTCAATGTGCAAGTTGGAACAGTTGAGGCatctatattttttaaatcatatgACTGGCGTAGGAATTGGTGAATTCTTGAGGTCAACTAAGTCTAGAAATTTATTACAGACATTGATAGGTGTTCATTCCAAGTATCTTGTTCTGAGTGATTTGCTACAGCTGGAGAATCTCAAGAAATTAGTAATTGTTGTGGATGAAAATTTTTACTCATTCTTACACAATCCCCAAACTCTCACATTCACTCGTCTTTTGTCTTTACGAGTAATAGCCGATGGTAATGACGTGAAGATAGATATTGTTCCTTTGATTTTAAGCTGTCCTCAAATTTATAAGCTTACACTGGACTCGCTTGTAGTAAGATTACCACAAGTCAACCAATTCTCCCCAAATCTTATCAAGTTAAGATTGTTTAATCTGAGACTTGAGGATGATCCAATGCCAACATTAGAAAAGCTACCAAAATTAAGAGTCCTTGTCATTGGTAGTGATAGCTTTATGGGGGATGAGATGGTGTGCTCAAGAGGAGGTTTCAATCGTCTTGAATCTCTTGAGCTTAATAATCTATATCGCTTAAAAGAGTGGAAGGTAGAGGAGAGTGCATTGTCTAGACTTGGCTATTTGCGTATTGAAAAATGCAGGGGATTGAGGAGAGTTCCAGATGGATTAAGAAACATTTCTACACTCCATGGTATGCTGATCGGTAAAATGCCTAAGAAATTCAAAGAAAGGATGGAGGAAGGAGGAGAGGATTtctataaagtcaaccacgtcaCATCTCGTGTGTTTATCTACTGTGATACAG ATTATGCGTCTGACTATAGATGA
- the LOC133789627 gene encoding putative disease resistance protein At1g50180, with the protein MALEEAVVSFVIKRLGDLLINEAKFLYGVKGKVENAKIKLQCMRAFLKDADASIRNGDERVRLLVVQIRENSYALEDVIETYVFRVASNGDESAGGIRRVLKWSARIIGVYKVGSKIKEISSNIDTWTSELEKYGVQKSVDQAAEPSSSYVQERRQLRQAYSYVEDNHVVGFDKDIKDLVVLLTEQKDPRKYKVISVCGMGGLGKTTLARKVYQHPQVRTHFDCYAWASISQQCNTREVLEGILFAFTSSTDAQRNHIKSLSDVELAKQLHNFQKQKKCLVLLDDIWTTTTWDLLKHAFPQGDTDSKILLTTRNKDVALHVDQGGFIHEPHFLSDKESWELFQKKYSCVGMDPSNSDSDDNERKKELAVEMLKKCAGLPLAIIVLAGLLSKKHTIYEWEQMKRNIVRCIGQGEQHEDSKYRNMPP; encoded by the exons ATGGCATTGGAAGAGGCTGTTGTTTCGTTTGTGATTAAAAGGCTTGGAGACCTGCTAATTAATGAAGCCAAGTTCTTGTATGGAGTCAAAGGCAAAGTCGAGAATGCAAAGATCAAGCTGCAATGTATGAGGGCTTTCTTAAAAGACGCTGATGCTTCTATAAGAAATGGTGATGAGAGGGTTCGCCTTTTGGTTGTCCAAATCAGAGAAAATTCTTATGCCTTGGAGGATGTTATTGAAACTTATGTCTTCAGAGTGGCTTCTAATGGTGATGAGAGTGCTGGAGGAATAAGACGTGTACTGAAATGGTCAGCTCGCATTATTGGTGTCTACAAAGTTGGATCAAAGATAAAGGAGATCTCATCAAACATTGATACTTGGACGTCAGAATTAGAAAAATATGGAGTGCAGAAATCAGTGGACCAGGCAGCTGAACCTTCTTCAAGCTACGTCCAGGAGCGAAGACAGTTGAGGCAAGCTTATTCTTATGTTGAAGACAATCATGTTGTTGGATTCGACAAAGACATCAAAGATTTGGTAGTCCTTTTGACTGAACAAAAGGACCCTCGTAAGTATAAGGTGATCTCTGTATGTGGGATGGGTGGTTTGGGGAAGACCACTCTTGCAAGAAAGGTTTATCAACACCCCCAAGTCAGGACTCACTTTGATTGTTATGCTTGGGCTTCAATATCTCAGCAATGCAATACACGGGAAGTCTTGGAAGGAATTTTATTTGCTTTCACTTCTTCCACAGATGCACAAAGAAACCATATCAAAAGCTTAAGTGATGTTGAATTAGCCAAGCAGCTTCACAACTTTCAGAAACAGAAGAAATGTCTGGTGCTCCTTGATGATATATGGACCACTACAACTTGGGATCTTCTAAAACATGCATTCCCTCAAGGAGACACAGATAGCAAGATCTTACTCACCACTCGGAATAAGGATGTAGCTTTGCATGTGGATCAAGGTGGTTTCATCCATGAACCTCATTTTCTCAGTGACAAGGAGAGCTGGGAGCTGTTTCAGAAAAAGTACTCCTGTGTTGGAATGGATCCATCAA ATTCAGACTCTGATGATAATGAAAGGAAGAAAGAACTAGCGGTTGAGATGCTTAAAAAGTGCGCTGGTTTGCCATTAGCCATCATCGTGCTCGCTGGGCTTCTGTCTAAGAAACACACCATATATGAGTGGGAGCAGATGAAAAGAAACATTGTGCGCTGCATAGGTCAAGGTGAACAACATGAAGACTCAAAATACCGTAAT ATGCCACCATAA